AGGACCTACCTTCCATGTAGAAGAAGCGCAGGTTGACAAAATAGGTGCCCCTGACAGCCGGGTTCGCATATCTGTCAGCTACAAGAACAAGCTTACGCATAAGCTGCATGAGACCCGGAGGACATTCAGGTTCGTCTACGCAGTGGGTCACACGACCTTCCACCAGTTTCAGGCTATACCGATAGCGAAGGAAGACTACTGGACGTAGCGGAGATCCCTACCTCCCCCTGAAGAACGGTCTGCTCTCCACCATCTCCTCCGCCTCGGCAATCATCCGGTCAATGAACTCCTTCACCGTAGGGATGCTGTCTATCGCACCGACCGCCAGCGAGCCTATGCGTGTCGGTTCCGGAATGTCTGCCGGGCCCTCCCAGTCGGACGGCTTGGGCTGGATGCGCTCCAGCATCGGCAGCCACTCGCTCAGCGGCAGGTCCCCTCGCTTCCGCAGCACATCGGCGTAGTCCTTGGGGGAAGCGTGGGAGAGTACCCGCCAGCGGAGTCGCGGGTTGTCCGGACTGGTCTCCACCATTCCCTGCTTCGAAGCCTCATTCGTCGGGCACTCTTTCGTGGCCATGAAGGCCGTCCCCATCATAATACCGTCCGCCCCCATTGCCAGCGCCCCCAGGAAACCACGGGCGTCCCCGATTCCTCCGGCGGCAACGAACGGTACCTTCACCTGTCTGCTGCCCCAGCTCGTTGTGATGAAGGTCGGCAACTGCTCCGGACTCTTGAAACCAACGCCCTCCAGCCCGACCACAATGACAGCGTCCGCACCCAGCTCTTCGGCATGTTGCGCGTCCTTAACCCTGGCCGATTTATGTATCCAGGGAATACCGCCTTCCTTGATGCGTGGGGCCAGTGCGTCCGGCTTGTATATCGCCGTCTCTACGGGTACCTTCTCCTCGATACAGACCTCCAGCATATCTTCAATCCGGGGGCATATCCCGAAGCTCAGGTTCACCCCAAAGGACCCGCTGGTGGCCTTCCGGCAACTCCGAATGTCCTCGCGCAGTTGCTCCGGAGTACGAGACGTGGAGGCAGTAATGCAGCCATGTGCGCCGGCCTCGGCACAGGCCGCGGCAAACTGCCAGTTGCCAAATCCCGCATAGGCACCTTCAAGAATGGGGTACCTGCAATCGAATATATCGGTGACCCGGGTCTTCCACTCCATTCATTTCCTCCTGTATTTGGATACTTAGAGCATAACGAAAGCAGCCTCATACGTCAATGTCAGTGTCACAGGTAACGTTTGACGCTGCCCCTGGCAGCCACTATACTGGACGAACCATCACGACTCTTCATTATTCTGACAGACTAAAGGTTGGAGGCAGTAAAATGGCTGAAAGCTATGACGTGGTCGCCCGGGTGATATCACAGAAAGGTACCTGTGGTGCCGGCCACGCGATTGGCCAGGAATGGGTTATCAGTGGGCATACACCGGAAGGAATATGCCTGTCCGCTTTCAACGCGCTCTTCCCCGACGTGCGCGTGCTCATGTTTGGCGGCTCTCTCCCCTGGTCAGACGACCCGGATACGGCCACCGCTGCCTGCCCGGACGCCGCCAATCCGGTGGTCTTTGAGTTGAAGCGGGTACGCCCCTGACCAACCAGTGTATCACGCGACCCATATACCCGTGTCTCACCACCTTACGGGTACTTATTCAGCCCGGAAAGACTGTTCTCTACCTAGCAGGCTGCTGAAAAACCATTTCGACCAATCCCCGTGCGGCCCATCTGGGCCGCCTTCCCCTTCCTAGCCAGGAAGGAGCCTTCTGCGGAAGGGGGAAAAGATTATATCTGGGGGACACCCCCAGACCCCTGCCAGAAGGGGGCGCCCCTCAGAAGGGGCGGAACCCCTCTGGACTCCCCTTTTTCATCACCCTGCTAGATAACACGGTAGAGGTCAGTGCGCGTATGCAGATAGGTCGTCTGCGGGTCTGCCGAATCCGGCATCACGCCCATGTCCAGCAGGCAGTCCTCACACATTACCTT
This genomic interval from Dehalococcoidales bacterium contains the following:
- a CDS encoding nitronate monooxygenase, with protein sequence MEWKTRVTDIFDCRYPILEGAYAGFGNWQFAAACAEAGAHGCITASTSRTPEQLREDIRSCRKATSGSFGVNLSFGICPRIEDMLEVCIEEKVPVETAIYKPDALAPRIKEGGIPWIHKSARVKDAQHAEELGADAVIVVGLEGVGFKSPEQLPTFITTSWGSRQVKVPFVAAGGIGDARGFLGALAMGADGIMMGTAFMATKECPTNEASKQGMVETSPDNPRLRWRVLSHASPKDYADVLRKRGDLPLSEWLPMLERIQPKPSDWEGPADIPEPTRIGSLAVGAIDSIPTVKEFIDRMIAEAEEMVESRPFFRGR
- a CDS encoding TIGR04076 family protein: MAESYDVVARVISQKGTCGAGHAIGQEWVISGHTPEGICLSAFNALFPDVRVLMFGGSLPWSDDPDTATAACPDAANPVVFELKRVRP